From a region of the Helicobacter hepaticus ATCC 51449 genome:
- the purU gene encoding formyltetrahydrofolate deformylase, which yields MNTLNAPHTQRIILISAPDKKGLIYHISSVLYDLGLNIERNDEYVDRENERFFMRTHICGETDDDLLNTKLQTILPPDSTLKIQPVCKKNIIILCTKENHCVGDLLLKYDSGELNAHIQAIISNYETLKPLADKFYIPFFYIPAENQSRKAHETQLLKVISHFDSAYLVLAKYMRILTSDFTQHFENKIINIHHSFLPAFIGANPYKQAYERGVKLIGATAHFVNENLDEGPIITQDIIHINHSHSWQDMQKAGRDIEKVVLSRALNLALEDRIFVYGNKTIIF from the coding sequence ATGAATACTTTAAATGCTCCTCACACACAGCGTATTATCCTCATTAGCGCACCTGATAAAAAAGGGCTCATTTATCATATTTCATCAGTGCTCTATGATCTTGGACTCAATATTGAACGCAATGATGAGTATGTTGATAGAGAAAACGAACGTTTTTTTATGCGCACACATATATGTGGTGAGACAGATGATGATCTCCTCAATACTAAACTTCAAACAATCTTACCCCCTGATAGCACCCTTAAAATCCAACCTGTTTGCAAAAAAAATATTATTATTCTTTGCACAAAAGAAAATCATTGCGTTGGTGATTTACTCTTAAAATATGATAGTGGTGAACTTAATGCTCATATTCAAGCAATCATTAGTAATTATGAAACTCTAAAGCCACTTGCAGATAAATTTTATATACCCTTTTTCTATATCCCAGCAGAAAATCAAAGTCGTAAAGCTCACGAAACACAGCTTTTAAAAGTTATCTCTCATTTTGATAGCGCTTATCTTGTGCTCGCCAAATATATGCGGATTCTCACTAGTGATTTTACACAACATTTTGAAAATAAAATTATTAATATTCATCACAGCTTTCTCCCCGCATTTATTGGAGCAAACCCATACAAACAAGCGTATGAACGTGGCGTAAAACTCATCGGTGCGACTGCACATTTTGTCAATGAGAATCTTGACGAGGGACCTATTATCACACAAGATATTATTCATATTAACCATAGTCATTCTTGGCAGGATATGCAAAAAGCGGGACGCGATATTGAAAAAGTTGTTCTCTCTCGCGCTCTCAATCTTGCCCTAGAAGATAGAATCTTTGTCTATGGCAACAAAACTATCATATTTTAA
- the sppA gene encoding signal peptide peptidase SppA codes for MNDLQNIARIFTAPLDFINKYFKVIVFLFIAFLILAPDIDKSDSVSPNLAKLYLTTPIYESESFAAQIEKITKNKNIKGVLLIIDSPGGTVGASIEIADMIKSLAQKMPVIAYTQGSMASGSYYAGMYANEIYANRGALIGSIGVIFNGLNIKEMLDKIGIKEQGIKAGSYKEVGTSMRQWSEEEKLFLENLLQEQYELFRKDVIKARGSRLKVVDYREFAEGKVFSAHKALQLGLIDKVGSMQEAVATLQQHTGVKEAIWLKKDKFEVYMDKFLDSASSKILSLSAPKLKTSL; via the coding sequence ATGAATGATTTGCAAAATATTGCTCGCATTTTTACAGCTCCACTTGATTTTATCAATAAATATTTTAAAGTAATAGTATTTTTGTTTATTGCATTTCTCATTCTCGCACCTGATATTGATAAAAGCGATTCTGTTTCTCCAAATCTTGCTAAACTTTATCTCACTACGCCAATTTATGAGAGTGAAAGTTTTGCAGCTCAAATTGAAAAAATTACAAAAAATAAAAATATCAAAGGTGTGCTCCTTATCATTGATTCACCCGGTGGCACAGTAGGTGCAAGTATTGAAATTGCTGATATGATAAAATCACTTGCTCAAAAAATGCCTGTAATTGCATATACACAAGGTTCAATGGCAAGCGGCAGTTATTATGCAGGTATGTATGCTAATGAAATTTATGCCAATCGTGGCGCACTTATTGGCTCTATTGGTGTGATTTTTAATGGATTAAACATTAAAGAAATGCTTGATAAAATAGGTATCAAAGAACAAGGCATCAAAGCAGGATCTTATAAAGAAGTGGGCACTTCAATGCGACAATGGAGTGAAGAAGAAAAACTATTTCTTGAAAATCTCTTACAAGAACAATATGAGCTTTTTAGAAAAGATGTAATTAAAGCTCGTGGCTCAAGGCTTAAGGTGGTAGATTATAGAGAATTTGCAGAAGGCAAGGTATTTTCAGCACACAAGGCTTTACAACTTGGCTTAATCGATAAGGTTGGTTCTATGCAAGAAGCTGTTGCTACCTTACAACAACACACAGGCGTAAAAGAGGCTATATGGCTCAAAAAAGATAAATTTGAAGTCTATATGGACAAATTTTTAGATTCGGCAAGCTCAAAGATTCTCTCATTGAGTGCACCTAAACTCAAAACATCTTTATGA
- a CDS encoding RidA family protein, protein MQTISSVSTLKAPQAIGPYSQAQIYNGIIYTSGQIALNAQGDFVNGDITAQSTQVLENLKAILESAGSSLQKVIKTSVFLSDINHFNALNEVYAKYFGSHKPARSTIAVKSLPKNALVEIECIAIL, encoded by the coding sequence ATGCAAACAATCTCATCAGTTAGCACCCTAAAAGCTCCACAAGCCATCGGTCCCTACTCTCAAGCTCAAATTTATAATGGCATTATTTACACTTCAGGGCAAATAGCCCTTAATGCACAAGGTGATTTTGTGAATGGCGATATAACTGCTCAAAGCACACAGGTGCTTGAAAATCTTAAAGCTATTTTAGAATCTGCCGGAAGTAGTTTGCAAAAAGTCATCAAAACAAGCGTTTTTTTAAGCGATATAAATCACTTCAATGCACTCAATGAAGTCTATGCAAAGTATTTTGGCTCACACAAACCTGCACGAAGCACAATTGCTGTTAAAAGTCTTCCAAAAAATGCACTTGTAGAAATTGAATGTATAGCTATACTCTAA
- the flgL gene encoding flagellar hook-associated protein FlgL yields the protein MRVTFGTKYNQMNYYQGTMQSKLMDMNTKIASGLKIQYGYQDSSVFNQNLKLEYEKINLDQGIDVGNDAYTSTLNTDKALSELSQTAEQFNTKLIQAANDIHSPTSREAIARDLEKLKEHMINIANTSIGGEFLFAGSNVKIRPFDPDGTYKGNNETLEALVSNNNPIPYNITGEELFFGRDSDHHKSITTNIRKFNQTKLNNDIMDRIKRGDIPEEVYIKVGDTLRDLLGDNDDDTSNNGKEYFYLRGVRPDGTSFKSKFDFDVGYKNVKNATKVQDLLDKIGKEFGNTSKNKVVDVNLNFWGEIEIKNLQPGNANLDFHLISSDADVENLDDLPALGARVTSYQKSPFMGQFSQSHIKAIKDNYDHRDLKFPSTFLTKDNFPATLRTKIKDVIAEDVKTLVIGGTRPNHDDGTINEEPIEALNINVDDDLEVQDLLEMIKKHFGGKIEGEIIRGEIVLRDMNVTHKDKDMMDLPFNGPSGFSLSLTTLNDMGVETKGIRRDYRTEYDQVSFDNQGSKLISNVSQILANGMGYANDETKLSEVAGGSLDGQTYHLVLDDHNGIPVNARIELSNKGSYLVLPNADFNINDPKSQQEFFIPLYNPHDEPPAVSVTKADDVTYRQILDTIGIALNYSNQPMEHYLALQTQNGLPTQAGKSAYEALLKQTKGNVSVYLSYDGRIEISDEMRSVSRMKFMMYNASSSDFSEQSIHNHRASLTFNANNALVIDQPDVDFFRSLDGIIEAVRAGVYRPDAYGEEYTSEMRNKGIQNGIELFGHLSDHIEKMIALNGAHSRSFENTIRRNEVLRVQIESIKSDVIGTDIAQTYNHFSNLTTNYNAVLASTSRINQMSLVNYL from the coding sequence ATGAGGGTTACATTTGGCACAAAATATAACCAAATGAATTATTATCAAGGCACGATGCAAAGTAAGCTTATGGATATGAATACTAAAATTGCTTCTGGCTTAAAGATTCAATATGGCTACCAAGATAGTAGTGTATTTAACCAGAATCTAAAACTTGAATATGAAAAAATCAATCTTGACCAAGGTATTGATGTGGGAAATGATGCTTATACTTCTACGCTTAATACCGATAAAGCACTTTCAGAACTTTCTCAAACTGCCGAGCAATTCAATACGAAACTTATTCAAGCTGCAAATGATATACACTCCCCAACTTCTCGCGAAGCCATTGCTAGAGATTTAGAAAAGCTCAAAGAGCATATGATTAATATTGCTAATACTTCTATTGGTGGTGAATTTCTTTTTGCTGGAAGTAATGTGAAGATTCGTCCTTTTGACCCTGATGGCACATATAAAGGTAATAATGAAACACTAGAGGCATTGGTAAGCAATAATAATCCCATACCTTATAATATTACAGGAGAAGAGTTATTTTTTGGGCGAGATTCTGACCATCATAAAAGTATCACAACTAATATTCGCAAATTTAACCAAACTAAGCTTAATAACGACATTATGGATAGAATCAAACGTGGTGATATTCCAGAAGAAGTGTATATTAAAGTTGGAGATACCTTACGGGATTTGCTTGGAGACAATGACGATGATACGAGCAACAATGGCAAAGAATACTTCTATTTGCGTGGTGTTCGTCCAGATGGCACAAGTTTTAAGAGTAAGTTTGATTTTGATGTGGGTTACAAAAATGTTAAAAATGCTACAAAAGTGCAAGATTTGCTTGATAAAATTGGTAAAGAGTTTGGCAATACAAGTAAAAATAAAGTAGTTGATGTGAATTTAAATTTTTGGGGAGAAATTGAAATTAAAAACTTGCAGCCCGGGAATGCAAACTTAGATTTTCATCTTATCTCAAGTGATGCAGATGTAGAGAATCTTGATGATTTACCAGCACTTGGAGCGAGGGTTACAAGTTATCAAAAAAGTCCTTTTATGGGACAATTTTCTCAAAGTCATATTAAAGCCATCAAAGATAATTATGACCATCGCGATTTGAAATTTCCCTCTACATTTCTTACAAAAGACAATTTTCCAGCTACCCTTAGGACAAAGATTAAAGATGTGATTGCCGAAGATGTTAAAACACTTGTGATTGGAGGAACGCGTCCAAATCACGATGATGGAACAATTAATGAAGAGCCTATTGAGGCATTAAATATTAATGTTGATGATGATTTAGAAGTGCAAGATTTGCTTGAAATGATTAAAAAACATTTTGGTGGTAAGATTGAAGGTGAGATTATACGCGGAGAGATTGTATTACGAGATATGAATGTAACTCATAAAGATAAGGATATGATGGATTTACCATTTAATGGACCAAGTGGTTTTAGTCTTTCACTTACTACACTTAATGATATGGGAGTGGAGACAAAAGGTATAAGGCGTGATTATCGCACTGAATATGATCAAGTAAGTTTTGATAATCAAGGTTCTAAACTTATTTCTAATGTATCACAGATACTTGCAAATGGTATGGGTTATGCAAATGATGAAACAAAACTTTCTGAAGTGGCAGGAGGTAGTCTTGATGGGCAAACTTATCATTTAGTTCTTGATGATCATAATGGGATACCTGTAAATGCAAGGATTGAATTAAGCAATAAGGGTTCATATTTAGTGTTGCCAAATGCAGACTTTAATATAAATGACCCAAAATCTCAACAAGAATTTTTTATTCCGTTGTATAATCCGCACGATGAGCCACCAGCGGTTAGCGTTACCAAAGCCGATGATGTTACTTATCGTCAGATTCTTGACACAATCGGCATTGCACTTAATTATAGTAATCAGCCTATGGAGCACTACCTTGCCTTGCAAACACAAAATGGCTTGCCAACTCAAGCAGGAAAAAGTGCTTATGAGGCACTTTTAAAACAAACAAAGGGCAATGTGAGCGTATATTTGAGTTATGATGGACGTATTGAAATTAGTGATGAAATGCGCTCTGTTTCACGTATGAAATTTATGATGTATAATGCTTCAAGCAGCGATTTTAGTGAACAAAGTATCCACAATCATCGTGCTTCACTTACTTTCAATGCTAATAACGCTCTTGTAATTGACCAGCCAGATGTAGATTTTTTCCGCTCACTTGATGGTATTATTGAAGCAGTCCGAGCAGGAGTATATCGTCCTGATGCTTATGGGGAAGAATACACAAGTGAAATGCGTAATAAGGGAATCCAAAATGGTATTGAGCTTTTTGGGCATTTGAGCGATCATATTGAGAAAATGATAGCATTAAATGGAGCACATAGTCGCAGTTTTGAGAATACAATTAGACGTAATGAAGTGTTACGTGTGCAAATAGAATCTATTAAGAGTGATGTAATTGGCACAGATATTGCTCAAACTTATAATCATTTTTCCAATCTTACTACAAATTATAATGCAGTGCTCGCTTCAACAAGCAGAATTAATCAAATGTCGTTGGTAAATTATCTATGA
- a CDS encoding polysaccharide deacetylase family protein — MICIPILRYTHIRDMQDSHSVSLGTFEKQIQYLHKKSFSFLSLDDIIAFKKDNSLIPRRCVLLSFDGAWRDVYQNAYEIMKHYWVKAGLFVVTEWVDEASKLTSEYVSLPHEQCKNAILNNARSVMCNWEEIRTMQDVFSIGSMTHTYQFSNIISLSWHEDFELSKRLIQEQLGVQTKHLAWPDGNYNQGLLRTAKSMGYEAFYTMEEGLNQATENNDALKRYSAKDSLFWLKRVLFATSNTRNFRIGKIFL, encoded by the coding sequence ATGATATGTATTCCTATACTCCGATATACTCATATTCGTGATATGCAAGATTCTCATAGCGTATCTTTGGGGACTTTTGAAAAACAAATTCAGTATTTGCATAAAAAGTCTTTTAGTTTTTTAAGCCTTGATGATATTATTGCTTTTAAAAAAGATAATAGCCTTATTCCGCGCAGATGTGTGTTACTAAGCTTTGATGGAGCGTGGCGTGATGTGTATCAAAACGCTTATGAGATTATGAAGCATTATTGGGTAAAAGCTGGACTATTTGTGGTAACAGAATGGGTTGATGAGGCTTCAAAGCTAACAAGTGAATATGTTTCTTTGCCTCACGAACAATGTAAAAATGCCATATTAAACAACGCACGCAGTGTGATGTGTAATTGGGAAGAAATCCGCACAATGCAAGATGTCTTTAGCATAGGGTCAATGACGCACACTTATCAATTTTCAAATATTATTTCACTTTCGTGGCACGAGGATTTTGAATTATCAAAGAGATTGATTCAAGAGCAACTTGGTGTGCAGACAAAGCATCTTGCGTGGCCTGATGGGAATTATAATCAAGGATTACTTCGCACAGCAAAGAGTATGGGCTATGAGGCATTTTATACAATGGAGGAAGGCTTAAACCAAGCTACAGAAAATAATGATGCACTTAAACGTTATAGCGCCAAAGATAGTCTTTTTTGGTTAAAAAGGGTGTTATTTGCCACTTCAAATACAAGAAATTTTAGAATTGGCAAAATATTTTTATAA
- the hsrA gene encoding homeostatic response regulator transcription factor HsrA: MRILVIEDDPTLCKNIAEMLNERSYQTDIAENLKDGEYFISIRNYDLVLADWDLSDGCGIDIIAQVKEKSPRTPVIIISAQTSAENEIRAFKEGADDFVSKPFSLEVLLIRIQARLRFWGSSVIEIEDLVINPDEEKITYRGQEIEVKGKPFEVLTHLARHRDQIVSKEQLLDAIWEEPELVTPNVIEVAINQIRQKMDKPLNIGTIETVRRRGYRFCYPKKPSEG; encoded by the coding sequence ATGAGAATCTTAGTCATAGAAGATGATCCTACCTTATGTAAAAATATTGCAGAAATGCTTAATGAGCGTAGTTATCAGACTGATATCGCAGAGAATCTTAAGGATGGTGAATATTTTATTAGCATTAGAAATTACGATTTAGTGTTGGCTGATTGGGATTTGTCCGATGGTTGCGGGATTGATATAATTGCACAGGTAAAAGAAAAATCTCCCCGAACACCAGTCATTATAATATCTGCTCAAACTTCAGCAGAGAATGAAATACGCGCATTTAAAGAGGGTGCAGATGATTTTGTGTCTAAGCCTTTTAGCCTTGAAGTGCTTTTGATTAGAATCCAAGCGCGATTGCGTTTTTGGGGTTCAAGTGTAATTGAGATTGAAGATTTAGTGATTAATCCCGATGAAGAAAAAATTACTTATAGAGGGCAAGAAATTGAGGTTAAGGGTAAACCTTTTGAGGTGCTTACGCATCTTGCGCGTCATCGTGACCAAATTGTTTCAAAGGAACAGCTTCTTGATGCAATTTGGGAAGAACCGGAGCTTGTAACACCTAATGTCATTGAAGTGGCAATAAATCAAATTCGTCAAAAAATGGATAAACCTCTCAATATTGGCACAATTGAAACGGTTCGTCGTAGAGGCTATCGTTTTTGTTATCCTAAAAAACCAAGTGAGGGTTGA
- a CDS encoding spermidine synthase, with amino-acid sequence MWITRELTSNFRQEYIVDTKILDARSTHTIEIFKSVDFEEVAMIDKKHLLLKKYIFIESELLAHIPLCSIPAPKNALLFNSFNIEIAYECFKHNVKVDCVQADKKSLDSLVSFLPHFQQTITHNDFALFTQAMDLDIKKYDVIIADSLLDKHQIDGLSRMLTNEGILIVRSHHPLLEEEVFMQKIREYAPFFKIIMPFFPYLSILGDKSYIFASKHFHPCADMLLQKIDLLPHLHYYNAKIHENAFTLPNFIFEKIQDIAKF; translated from the coding sequence ATGTGGATTACTCGGGAACTTACATCAAACTTCAGACAAGAATATATTGTTGATACTAAAATTTTAGACGCGCGTAGCACCCATACCATAGAAATTTTTAAAAGTGTTGATTTTGAAGAAGTGGCGATGATTGATAAAAAGCACCTTTTATTAAAAAAATATATTTTTATAGAATCTGAATTGCTCGCTCATATTCCGCTTTGTTCTATACCTGCTCCAAAGAATGCCCTACTTTTTAATAGTTTTAATATTGAAATTGCTTATGAATGTTTCAAACACAATGTAAAAGTAGATTGTGTGCAAGCAGACAAGAAGAGTTTAGATTCTCTTGTGAGTTTTTTGCCGCATTTTCAGCAAACGATAACGCATAATGATTTTGCGCTTTTTACTCAAGCTATGGATTTGGATATTAAAAAATATGATGTCATTATTGCAGATTCTTTATTAGATAAACATCAGATTGATGGTTTATCACGTATGCTTACAAATGAGGGTATACTTATAGTGCGAAGTCATCACCCACTCCTTGAAGAGGAAGTATTTATGCAAAAGATAAGAGAATATGCACCATTTTTTAAGATTATTATGCCTTTTTTTCCTTATTTGAGCATTTTAGGCGATAAAAGCTATATTTTTGCTTCTAAACATTTCCATCCTTGTGCAGATATGCTGCTCCAAAAAATAGATTTGCTACCTCATTTGCACTATTACAATGCTAAGATTCACGAAAATGCTTTTACCTTGCCAAATTTTATATTTGAGAAAATACAGGATATTGCAAAGTTCTAA
- the coaE gene encoding dephospho-CoA kinase (Dephospho-CoA kinase (CoaE) performs the final step in coenzyme A biosynthesis.) — MDKQLRYAIALTGSIGSGKSTFVSLLSLYGYQSICADSIAHKVLEEHSAEVIAYFGNEILQSDNTINRKVLGNIIFASSSKREELQAILHPHIQKAILTQAQQLEEKKVWYFIDIPLFFEVGGKEAYPVARSLVIYTPKAKAIERIMKRNNFTFEEAKARIDAQMPIENKCRLADDIINNEGDLRTLQHNAETYIQSLPCVDCVQSS, encoded by the coding sequence ATGGATAAGCAACTAAGATATGCAATTGCCCTCACTGGTTCAATAGGGAGCGGCAAAAGCACATTTGTAAGTTTACTCTCGCTTTATGGATACCAAAGTATTTGTGCAGATTCCATAGCACATAAAGTGCTTGAAGAACATAGTGCGGAGGTAATTGCATATTTTGGTAATGAGATTTTGCAAAGTGATAATACAATTAATCGCAAAGTGCTTGGCAATATTATTTTTGCTTCATCATCTAAACGTGAGGAGTTACAAGCTATACTTCATCCACATATCCAAAAGGCAATTCTTACTCAAGCACAGCAGCTTGAAGAAAAGAAAGTATGGTATTTTATAGATATTCCTTTATTTTTTGAAGTTGGGGGTAAGGAAGCCTATCCTGTGGCTCGCTCACTTGTCATCTATACGCCTAAAGCAAAAGCGATTGAGCGCATTATGAAACGAAATAATTTTACTTTTGAAGAAGCCAAAGCGCGTATAGATGCACAGATGCCCATTGAGAATAAATGTCGTTTAGCTGATGATATAATTAATAATGAGGGTGATTTGCGCACTTTGCAACATAATGCAGAAACTTATATACAATCTTTACCTTGTGTAGATTGTGTGCAAAGTTCTTAA
- the dapF gene encoding diaminopimelate epimerase: MRFVKYSSNGNDFLIFTTHTYDDGSRTALAKSVCERHNGIGADGMVAVIPAINKDYAYEWEFYNADGSVAKMCGNASRSVGHYAYVEGIAQKRHFFLSKVGLIGITLDDNDISLVQSDLGECALLQEDIIESNPYGVKSWNLLDSGVPHLVGFVSQENALPTQKDRLLEDLRHKYNANVSLGFIGEGAISYSTYERGVEDITQACGTGAIAVFALALKLGLCEKSAILIPPSKELLHLYMNEDSHILFKGKVKRIATCEWLLES, translated from the coding sequence ATGCGTTTTGTAAAATATAGTAGCAATGGCAATGATTTTCTTATTTTCACTACTCATACCTATGATGATGGCTCTCGCACTGCTTTAGCAAAAAGTGTTTGTGAGCGACATAATGGCATTGGTGCTGATGGTATGGTGGCAGTTATTCCTGCTATAAATAAAGATTATGCCTATGAATGGGAATTCTATAATGCTGATGGCTCTGTTGCAAAAATGTGTGGTAATGCAAGTCGGAGTGTAGGGCATTATGCGTATGTAGAGGGTATTGCTCAAAAACGACACTTTTTTTTAAGTAAAGTTGGACTTATTGGCATTACACTAGATGATAACGACATTTCTTTAGTACAGAGTGATTTAGGTGAGTGTGCTTTATTGCAAGAAGATATTATAGAATCTAATCCTTATGGTGTGAAATCGTGGAACTTGCTAGATTCTGGTGTGCCACATTTGGTGGGATTTGTTTCACAAGAGAATGCTTTGCCTACACAAAAAGATAGATTGCTTGAAGATTTAAGACATAAATATAACGCAAATGTAAGTCTTGGCTTTATAGGAGAGGGTGCGATAAGTTATAGCACCTATGAACGCGGTGTTGAGGATATTACTCAAGCGTGTGGCACAGGTGCGATTGCAGTATTTGCTTTAGCTTTAAAACTTGGGTTATGTGAGAAATCTGCTATTCTTATTCCCCCAAGTAAGGAACTTTTGCACTTATATATGAATGAAGATTCTCATATTTTATTTAAAGGTAAAGTAAAACGTATTGCTACTTGTGAATGGCTTTTAGAATCTTAA
- a CDS encoding RNA-binding S4 domain-containing protein — protein sequence MRIDKFLSSVNILKRRKLAQDMCENGVITINNIIAKPSKEVRIGDIIHLRYLEYTKIYKVLAIPTTKTIPKSQSNEYFKEIFE from the coding sequence ATGCGCATTGATAAGTTTCTAAGCAGTGTTAATATCCTTAAACGGCGCAAATTGGCGCAAGATATGTGTGAAAATGGTGTGATAACAATCAATAATATCATAGCAAAACCAAGCAAAGAGGTGCGCATAGGCGATATTATACACCTGCGATATCTTGAATATACCAAAATTTATAAAGTCCTTGCAATTCCTACGACAAAGACAATACCCAAATCACAAAGCAATGAGTATTTTAAAGAAATTTTTGAGTAA